In Gemmatimonadales bacterium, the following proteins share a genomic window:
- a CDS encoding LON peptidase substrate-binding domain-containing protein has translation MPARLPIFPLGVVLFPTTPLPLHIFEPRYRRMLADCLEGDRTFGITPVGADGELPELGAVGCTAEIRVNQELPDGRSNIVVLGGSRFVLTKVLEEPVPYHVALVQTFDDQPGSEPADDRIGRLRELFQTYLGLLRQLNDLQAEETKLPDDPAGLTFHAAAAAECDVSIKRRLLTERSIARRVEALLLLLPLLTRALERGIEVHQRAHTNGRGTAHPDLLAGT, from the coding sequence ATGCCCGCCCGACTCCCGATCTTCCCCCTGGGCGTAGTGCTCTTCCCCACTACTCCGCTCCCGCTTCATATCTTCGAGCCGCGGTACCGGCGGATGCTGGCCGACTGCCTGGAAGGCGACCGGACCTTCGGCATCACCCCCGTCGGCGCGGACGGGGAGCTGCCCGAGCTGGGAGCGGTGGGTTGCACCGCGGAGATCCGGGTCAACCAGGAGCTCCCCGACGGACGCTCCAACATCGTAGTGCTGGGCGGATCGCGCTTCGTGCTCACCAAGGTGCTGGAGGAGCCGGTGCCCTACCACGTAGCGCTGGTGCAGACGTTCGACGACCAGCCTGGAAGCGAGCCCGCCGACGACCGCATCGGGCGGCTGCGCGAGCTGTTCCAGACCTATCTCGGTCTCCTGCGTCAGCTCAACGATCTGCAGGCCGAAGAGACCAAGCTGCCCGACGATCCCGCCGGCCTCACCTTCCACGCCGCCGCGGCCGCCGAGTGTGACGTCTCCATCAAGCGGCGGCTCCTGACCGAGCGCTCGATCGCGAGGCGGGTCGAGGCGCTCCTCCTGCTCCTGCCCTTGCTCACTCGCGCGCTCGAGCGGGGAATCGAGGTCCACCAGCGAGCTCACACCAACGGACGGGGCACGGCGCATCCCGATCTCCTGGCCGGGACATGA
- a CDS encoding FAD-linked oxidase C-terminal domain-containing protein: MKPSLVKPSLVAALERIVGPRWIRHRRAELKTYTMDGLPTRESFPGLVVMPASSAEIRDILRLLHLVGVPFVARGAGTGLSGGAVADPDAVLIALTRMNRILTVDPVLRRAVLQPGVVNARLSEAVAPLGLHYVPDPSSQAACTVGGNVAENAGGPHCLKYGVTTNHIVQLEVVLPDASVVQLGSLQGDPWGPDLVGLFVGSEGMFGIVTEITVRLEPVPPSVRTMLADFPTVRGASEAVSGVIAAGIVPAALEMMDRACVAAVEASIYAAGYPTDAAAVLLVELDGQPDAVDGEAATVESILRQAGARQVRSATSPADRARLWQGRKKAFGAMGRIAPDLAVQDAVVPRSALPDVMDRIEEIRTRHRLSISNVFHAGDGNLHPNISFDRRDPDVTHRVHLACREIMAACVAAGGSITGEHGVGSDKIDYMPWIFDPETLGAMRAVRCAFDPAERSNPGKVVPLHACREWRAAPGVR, from the coding sequence ATGAAGCCGTCGCTGGTAAAGCCGTCGCTAGTCGCCGCGCTGGAGCGCATCGTCGGCCCCCGCTGGATACGGCACCGGCGCGCCGAGCTCAAGACCTATACCATGGACGGCTTGCCCACCCGGGAGTCGTTCCCCGGGCTGGTGGTCATGCCCGCCAGCTCCGCCGAGATCCGCGACATCCTCCGGCTGCTCCACCTGGTGGGTGTACCCTTCGTCGCGCGCGGGGCGGGCACCGGACTCTCCGGTGGCGCGGTGGCCGATCCCGACGCAGTGCTGATCGCCCTCACCCGGATGAACCGGATCCTCACGGTCGACCCGGTGCTCCGCCGCGCCGTGCTGCAGCCCGGCGTGGTGAATGCCCGCCTCTCCGAGGCGGTGGCTCCGCTCGGCCTCCACTACGTGCCCGATCCCTCCAGCCAGGCGGCGTGCACCGTCGGCGGTAACGTGGCGGAGAACGCCGGCGGCCCTCACTGTCTCAAGTACGGCGTCACCACCAATCACATCGTGCAGCTCGAGGTAGTGCTGCCCGATGCGTCGGTGGTCCAGCTCGGCTCCCTCCAAGGCGATCCCTGGGGACCGGACCTGGTCGGCCTCTTCGTCGGCAGTGAGGGCATGTTCGGCATCGTCACCGAGATCACCGTGCGGCTGGAGCCGGTGCCGCCGAGCGTGCGCACCATGCTGGCCGACTTTCCCACCGTGCGCGGCGCGAGCGAGGCGGTCTCCGGTGTCATCGCCGCGGGCATCGTGCCCGCCGCGCTGGAGATGATGGACCGCGCCTGCGTCGCCGCCGTCGAGGCCTCGATCTACGCTGCCGGCTATCCCACCGACGCGGCTGCGGTGCTGCTGGTGGAGCTCGACGGGCAGCCGGACGCGGTCGACGGCGAGGCCGCCACCGTGGAATCGATTCTCCGGCAGGCCGGCGCCCGCCAGGTGCGGAGCGCCACCAGTCCGGCCGATCGCGCCCGCCTCTGGCAGGGACGCAAGAAGGCGTTCGGGGCGATGGGCCGTATCGCGCCCGACCTGGCGGTGCAGGACGCGGTGGTGCCCCGCTCCGCCCTGCCGGACGTCATGGATCGGATCGAGGAGATCCGCACCCGGCATCGTCTCAGCATCAGCAATGTCTTCCACGCCGGCGACGGCAATCTGCACCCCAACATCAGCTTCGACCGGCGCGATCCGGATGTGACGCACCGGGTGCACCTGGCCTGCCGGGAGATCATGGCGGCCTGCGTGGCGGCGGGCGGCAGCATCACCGGAGAGCACGGCGTCGGCTCCGACAAGATCGACTACATGCCCTGGATCTTCGATCCGGAGACCCTGGGCGCGATGCGGGCGGTGCGCTGCGCCTTCGATCCGGCGGAGCGGTCCAATCCAGGCAAGGTGGTGCCGCTCCACGCTTGCCGGGAGTGGCGCGCGGCACCCGGGGTCCGATGA
- a CDS encoding FAD-binding oxidoreductase encodes MSGKIVLARLKALLGTGGVERDPVGLPRAIPESADALSLVCRLAHEEGWKIRIEGQGTWLPGDAPADLAVSTRALDQVVSVSPADLVATVQAGTPMETLRRRLADDSMWLALDPPGRPERSIGSVAATGTAGPLRHGFGPVRDHLLGCTVATGDGRLVRAGGRVVKNVAGYDLTKLQVGGFGGFGIIAELHLRLRAMPRADVTLLARGPRDALTSAARDLMEAQVMPAALELISPALAAESEWVLAARFVGTDAAVRGDVPRLSSAADLVWQPLPAERTASFWSVVARGILGGPVTLRLGVLGNGVDDTVDLLAHALDEGLVSAGAGSGMIRWTGDAPVERLREVRRVAASREIPMTLERAPWPVRRALGHFGAYREGVGQIVGRLRDSFDPGQCLRVALEGVTGD; translated from the coding sequence ATGAGCGGCAAGATCGTCCTGGCGCGGCTCAAGGCACTGCTCGGTACCGGTGGGGTGGAGCGCGATCCGGTGGGACTGCCGCGCGCGATCCCCGAGTCGGCCGACGCGCTCTCCCTGGTGTGCCGCCTGGCCCACGAGGAGGGCTGGAAGATCCGCATCGAGGGCCAGGGCACCTGGCTCCCGGGCGATGCGCCGGCCGATCTCGCGGTGAGCACCCGGGCCCTCGACCAGGTCGTGTCGGTGAGCCCGGCCGATCTAGTCGCCACGGTCCAGGCCGGCACGCCGATGGAGACCCTGCGCCGCCGGCTGGCCGACGACAGCATGTGGCTCGCGCTCGATCCACCGGGCCGGCCCGAGCGGAGCATCGGCAGCGTCGCGGCCACCGGCACCGCGGGCCCGCTCCGCCACGGCTTCGGCCCGGTGCGGGACCACCTGCTCGGCTGCACCGTCGCCACCGGAGACGGCCGGCTGGTGAGGGCCGGCGGGCGGGTAGTGAAGAACGTCGCGGGCTACGATCTCACCAAGCTGCAGGTCGGTGGGTTCGGCGGCTTCGGCATCATCGCGGAGCTGCACCTGAGACTCAGGGCGATGCCCCGGGCCGATGTCACCCTGCTGGCCCGCGGCCCTCGCGACGCGCTCACCTCCGCTGCGCGCGATCTGATGGAGGCGCAGGTGATGCCGGCCGCGCTGGAGCTGATCTCTCCCGCGCTCGCGGCGGAGTCGGAGTGGGTGCTGGCCGCGCGCTTCGTCGGCACCGATGCCGCCGTGCGGGGCGACGTGCCCCGGCTGAGCTCGGCCGCCGATCTGGTCTGGCAGCCGCTGCCCGCCGAGCGTACGGCGAGCTTCTGGAGCGTGGTGGCGCGCGGCATTCTGGGCGGGCCGGTCACTCTCCGGCTCGGCGTGCTGGGCAACGGGGTCGACGATACGGTCGACCTGCTGGCCCACGCCCTGGACGAGGGCCTGGTCTCGGCGGGCGCGGGCTCCGGGATGATCCGCTGGACCGGCGACGCGCCGGTGGAGCGGCTCCGCGAGGTCCGCAGGGTAGCCGCCTCGCGCGAGATCCCGATGACCTTGGAGCGCGCGCCCTGGCCCGTGCGGCGGGCGCTGGGACACTTCGGCGCGTACCGCGAAGGCGTCGGCCAGATCGTCGGGCGGCTCCGGGACAGCTTCGATCCGGGACAATGTCTGAGAGTGGCGCTGGAAGGCGTGACCGGTGACTGA